The Candidatus Hydrogenedentota bacterium genomic interval CACGGCCACCCGCGACCCGGCCCCCTCCACGTGGAAGGTGCCCACCACGGAGATGGTCGCCAGGAAGTAGCCGTTGAACATGGCGCCGCAGTCGCCCATGAAGATGCGGGCCGGCGGCAGGTTGTGCCACAGGAACCCGCCCACGGCGCCCATGAACACCACCAGGAGGATGCGCGCCATGCGCTCGTCCGCGAAGGGCTGGATGCACAGGTAGAAGGTGGCCGCGGAAATCACCGCCACCCCCCCGCTCAGGCCGTCCATGTTGTCCAGGAGGTTCATGCTGTTGATCACCAGCACCACCCAGAACAGCGTGACCGCGGAGGAGGTGAAGGGGTCGGTGAAGAAGAACAGCTCGATCCGCATGCCCGACCCGACGAGGACCAGCCCCACCGCGATCTGGCCCAGCAGCTTCATCTTCGGCGAGAGCACGTGCAGGTCGTCTATCACGCCCAGCACGAAGATCATCACCCCGCCCGTGAGAATCCCCGCCATCTTCCAGCCGCCGTCCTCGCCGAGGAAGCCAAACAGCTCGCGCTCCACATAGCCCCGCCCGAAGCGGTGCGACAAATACACCGCCGCCAGGTGCCCCAGCACGACGAGGTAGAAGGTCAGCACGATGGCCGCGCCGCCCATCAGGGGCATCGGCTCCACGTGGATCTTGCGGCCCGCCGGGTGGTCCAGCAGGTCCCAGCGCAGGGCCAGCCGCCGCGCCACCGCCGTCAGCGCCAGCGACAGCGCCAGCGACAGCGCCAGGAAATAGCCGTGCAGCAGGTATTCGTTCACCGTCACGTCCGGGTGCTCTCCAGGGCGCGCAGGTACTCCTCGTACTCCGCGCGCGCCACGTTGCGCGCGTCAAACTCGCGGCGGACCCGCTCCCGCGCGAAGGCGCCCAGCGCCTCCCGCCGCGCGGGATCCGCCAGCAGGGCGTTCACCGCCTCCGCCAGCGCCGCCGGGTCGCGGGGGGGCACGTTCACGCCCGTTTCCCCGTCGAGGTTCGCATACTCTACACCCGTTCCGAGTTTTGTGGCCACCACGGGCCGCCCGCAGGCGTGCGCCTCCAGGATGGAAATGCCGAAGGCCTCGCTCCGCTCCACCGAGGGAAACGCGAACACGGCGCACGCGTGCA includes:
- a CDS encoding undecaprenyl/decaprenyl-phosphate alpha-N-acetylglucosaminyl 1-phosphate transferase, which produces MTVNEYLLHGYFLALSLALSLALTAVARRLALRWDLLDHPAGRKIHVEPMPLMGGAAIVLTFYLVVLGHLAAVYLSHRFGRGYVERELFGFLGEDGGWKMAGILTGGVMIFVLGVIDDLHVLSPKMKLLGQIAVGLVLVGSGMRIELFFFTDPFTSSAVTLFWVVLVINSMNLLDNMDGLSGGVAVISAATFYLCIQPFADERMARILLVVFMGAVGGFLWHNLPPARIFMGDCGAMFNGYFLATISVVGTFHVEGAGSRVAVAAPLLALSVPLFDTFSVIWIRWRCGDSIFLGDKRHFSHRLVKAGMSKSSAVWFIYFVAAVVGLGGALLPRLDTHGTFIILAQSAGVFMLIVLLMKAGDNGRGDL